The region CGGGTTGCTCCCGCTGATGGATCTGCCGATCGAGGTCGGCAAGGTTCTGTTCCTGAATAACGCCATCAATCATGGAATCCTGACCCCGCTCGGAGCTGCTGAAGCTGCCGAAACCGGCAAGTCGATCTACTTCATGCTTGAGTCGAACCCCGGTCCTGGTCTCGGCCTGCTCGGTTCCTACTGGTTCGCTGGTAAGGGCTTGGCCAAGTTGTCGGCGCCCGGTTCGATCATCATCCACTTCTTCGGTGGTATTCACGAGGTGTACTTCCCGTATGTCCTCATGAACCCTGTGATGATCGTGGCCATGTGGGCTGGTGGTATTTCAGCCGACATCACGTTTGTTGCTACGGACGCCGGCTTGTCGGCGGCACCGTCACCTGGATCAATCTTCGCCTACCTGGCCTTGCTTCCCGCGGGCGGCGGTGGTGTGGGTGCGCTCTTCGGTGTCGCGGTGGGTGCCATAGTCGCATTCGTGGTTGGCGTCGTGTTGCTCAGACTGTTCCCGGTCAAGGAAATGGATGATGTCGACGTCGAGGACGGGGCGATGCACAATGTTCCCCATGTCGCTCTAGGGGCTGAGGGATAACTCTCGTAGCCGTATGAAGAATTGGTGGATGCCCACGCTATGGTCGTGGGCATCCGCCAAATTCAATCCTGCAACTCAGAAGGGATGACAAGAGCATGCCCGAGAAAGCCGCCAATGAAGTCAAGAAGATCGCCTATGCCTGCGAAGCTGGAGTCGGCTCCAGCCTGATGGGTGCCAATCAACTCAAGAAGCTTCTCAAAAAGGCCAAGTTGGACGTGTCCGTCATTCACTGTCCCGTCTCGCAATTGCCCCCCGATGTTGATGTCGTCGTTACTCACAAAGGACTAGCTGACCAGGCGCGAGCCAAGGCTCCTGGTGTCCCGGTAGTGACGTTTCAAATGTTCATCAACGACCCTGCTCTCAAGGCCCTCGTCGAGACGCTCAGCGCCGGCAATCCGGTGGTCGGTTGAATCGTGAGCCTCGATGACATGCTCGCCGCCGACCACGTTTCACTTGGACTTGAGTCGGTTTCCCAAGCTCAGGCGATAACGGACGCAGGTAATCACATGGTGTCGCTGGGGTTGGTCAATCCTCAATATGTCGACACCATGCACAAACGTGAGTCGTCGATCGGCACGTTCATGGGTAACGGTGTCGCCATGCCGCACGGGACTCTGGAAGGCAAAGACTCCGTGCTCCAGACCGGCATCGTCGTCCGTCAATATCCTGACGGTACCCCCTGGGGTGATGACACGGTGTATCTGGTGATCGGGTTGGCAGCCAACTCTGATGACCACGTCGCGTTGCTAAGTCAGCTCGCTGAAGTACTCATGGACGAAGATATCTGTGAGCAGCTCTGGAAGACGACCAGCGTCGACGAAGTCCTCACCACCTTGACGCCGACCGACGAATGAAGGCGACGATCTTCGGGGCTGGAAACATCGGCCGCGGACTGGTCGGGGTGGTCCTCTCAGGTCATTACGACCTGACCTT is a window of Acidimicrobiia bacterium DNA encoding:
- a CDS encoding PTS sugar transporter subunit IIA: MSLDDMLAADHVSLGLESVSQAQAITDAGNHMVSLGLVNPQYVDTMHKRESSIGTFMGNGVAMPHGTLEGKDSVLQTGIVVRQYPDGTPWGDDTVYLVIGLAANSDDHVALLSQLAEVLMDEDICEQLWKTTSVDEVLTTLTPTDE
- a CDS encoding PTS mannitol transporter subunit IICB encodes the protein MKAQIQRLGGFMAGMVIPNIGAFIAWGLITTLFIPPGWLAKWFGEDSLDYGFITDNTVGPMIKYLLPLLIAYTGGKMIYGHRGGVLGAVAVMGVIGGSFFEITTGPFAGSSGAPPQFLGAMIVGPLAGWIMKKTDEWLEDKTPAGFEMLYNNFSQGILGLVLAMIGFWAIGPIMAAIALAFGAILKGISDAGLLPLMDLPIEVGKVLFLNNAINHGILTPLGAAEAAETGKSIYFMLESNPGPGLGLLGSYWFAGKGLAKLSAPGSIIIHFFGGIHEVYFPYVLMNPVMIVAMWAGGISADITFVATDAGLSAAPSPGSIFAYLALLPAGGGGVGALFGVAVGAIVAFVVGVVLLRLFPVKEMDDVDVEDGAMHNVPHVALGAEG
- a CDS encoding PTS lactose transporter subunit IIB codes for the protein MPEKAANEVKKIAYACEAGVGSSLMGANQLKKLLKKAKLDVSVIHCPVSQLPPDVDVVVTHKGLADQARAKAPGVPVVTFQMFINDPALKALVETLSAGNPVVG